A DNA window from Halomicrobium mukohataei DSM 12286 contains the following coding sequences:
- a CDS encoding aldo/keto reductase, with translation MNERELGTSGVEVSEIGFGAWVVGTDWWGDRSRDQAIEMVHHAIDQGVTYFDTGDVYGHGASEELIGEALAEYREDVTVSTKVGYDFYNNPQAGHGELPKRIDGEWIREALDDSLERLDMEYVDMLMLHNANADEVDADVLATLDELREEGKVEAIGWALGPSIGWLADGDAAVQNEFDALQTVFNMFEQVPGQHFLDTIRELDADTSVVARVPHSSGLLNEQVTPDTELGEGDHRSHRPTEWYETGWEKVDSVRFLERADGASGDEPRGDHADGRRTMAQAALQWLLYHDEVASVTPTFRTAADIDEWAGAPATPALSDAEYERVQELYADNFGVDRDDGMDQLRSSVGGEDLDETGTAPADD, from the coding sequence ATGAACGAGCGGGAACTCGGAACGTCAGGCGTCGAAGTTTCGGAGATCGGTTTCGGGGCCTGGGTCGTCGGCACCGACTGGTGGGGCGACCGCAGTCGCGACCAGGCCATCGAGATGGTTCACCACGCCATCGACCAGGGCGTCACCTACTTCGACACCGGCGACGTGTACGGCCACGGGGCGAGCGAGGAACTAATCGGCGAGGCCCTCGCGGAGTATCGCGAGGACGTGACGGTCTCGACGAAGGTCGGCTACGACTTCTACAACAACCCTCAGGCCGGCCACGGGGAACTCCCCAAGCGGATCGACGGCGAGTGGATCCGAGAGGCGCTTGACGACTCGCTGGAGCGGCTCGACATGGAGTACGTCGATATGCTCATGTTGCACAACGCCAACGCCGACGAGGTCGACGCGGACGTGCTGGCGACGCTCGACGAGCTCCGAGAGGAGGGCAAAGTCGAGGCGATCGGCTGGGCGCTCGGCCCCTCGATCGGCTGGCTGGCCGACGGCGACGCCGCCGTGCAAAACGAGTTCGACGCCCTCCAGACGGTCTTCAACATGTTCGAGCAGGTGCCGGGCCAGCACTTTCTCGACACCATCCGAGAGCTGGACGCCGACACCTCCGTCGTCGCCCGCGTGCCCCACTCCTCGGGGCTGCTCAACGAGCAGGTCACGCCCGACACCGAACTCGGCGAGGGCGACCACCGCTCTCACCGCCCAACCGAGTGGTACGAGACCGGCTGGGAGAAAGTCGACAGCGTTCGGTTCCTGGAGCGCGCGGACGGCGCGAGCGGTGACGAACCGCGAGGGGACCACGCCGACGGCCGGCGAACGATGGCCCAGGCTGCCCTCCAGTGGCTGCTGTACCACGACGAAGTCGCGAGCGTCACGCCGACGTTCCGGACCGCCGCCGACATCGACGAGTGGGCCGGCGCGCCGGCCACGCCGGCCCTGTCCGACGCGGAGTACGAGCGCGTCCAGGAGCTGTACGCGGACAACTTTGGCGTCGACCGCGACGACGGGATGGACCAGCTCCGGTCCTCGGTCGGCGGCGAGGACTTGGACGAGACTGGGACGGCTCCGGCAGACGACTGA
- the rnz gene encoding ribonuclease Z, whose protein sequence is MRVTFLGTSGAVPTTERNPSALFVNRDGDKLLFDCGEGTQRQMMRFGTGFAVDHVFVTHTHGDHVLGIPGLLQTFDFNDREEPLAIHAPAGTRGTIEDLVSVTGDTPSFPVRITQVSAGDTVLDGDGYEVRAIRTQHRCQSVGYAVVEDDRKGRFDREKAEEELGIEPGPKYSKLHRGEPVEHEGRTIQPEAVVGPDRPGRTLVYTGDTRPTDSVVEASEDADLLVHDATFADDWAERARKTAHATGREAAEVAQEAGAKRLALTHISTRYGGNPTPILSDAREAFDGEVFVPDDGRRIDVPFPDE, encoded by the coding sequence ATGCGCGTGACGTTTCTCGGGACGAGCGGAGCGGTACCGACGACCGAGCGCAATCCCAGTGCGCTGTTCGTCAACAGAGACGGCGACAAGCTCCTGTTCGACTGCGGCGAGGGCACCCAGCGCCAGATGATGCGCTTTGGAACCGGGTTCGCCGTCGACCACGTCTTCGTCACGCACACCCACGGCGACCACGTGCTGGGGATCCCCGGTCTCCTCCAGACGTTCGACTTCAACGACCGCGAGGAGCCCTTGGCGATCCACGCGCCCGCCGGGACGCGAGGGACCATCGAGGACCTCGTCTCGGTCACCGGCGACACGCCCTCGTTCCCGGTCCGGATCACGCAGGTCTCGGCCGGCGACACCGTGCTCGACGGCGACGGCTACGAGGTGCGGGCGATCCGCACCCAGCACCGCTGTCAGTCGGTGGGGTACGCCGTCGTCGAGGACGACCGCAAGGGCCGGTTCGACCGCGAGAAAGCCGAGGAGGAACTCGGGATCGAGCCCGGCCCGAAGTACTCGAAGCTCCACCGCGGCGAGCCGGTCGAACACGAGGGGCGGACGATCCAGCCCGAGGCGGTCGTCGGCCCCGATCGGCCCGGCCGGACGCTGGTCTACACCGGCGACACCCGCCCCACCGACTCCGTCGTCGAAGCCAGCGAGGACGCCGATCTGCTGGTCCACGACGCCACCTTCGCCGACGACTGGGCGGAGCGAGCGCGCAAGACCGCCCACGCCACCGGTCGCGAGGCCGCCGAGGTCGCACAGGAGGCGGGGGCCAAACGCCTCGCGCTCACCCACATCTCGACGCGCTACGGCGGCAATCCGACACCGATCCTCTCCGACGCCCGCGAGGCCTTCGACGGCGAGGTCTTCGTCCCCGACGACGGCCGCCGGATCGACGTGCCCTTCCCCGACGAGTGA
- a CDS encoding NAD(P)H-binding protein gives MNVLVTGATGFVGGNLVPALLERGHDVRALVRDPTGYDGPDDVEVAVGDLLEPDSFDDALDGIDAAYYLVHSMRAGADFEERDRTAARNFAEAASEAGVDRVVYLGGLGEETTELSSHLESRREVERLLRDGDYDLTTLRAAIIIGDGSASFEMVRQMDRRLPVMTTPQWVETPSHPIAIDDVIAYLVGVLDVPETAGETYDIGGPEVLSYAEILKRTGKVMGTGEPYIIPIPVLSPRLSSYWIGFVTDVPTSVARPLIEGLKNPVVANDEPIRELLPVELTPFETAVERALGKREARLAVERLPAEVRSR, from the coding sequence ATGAACGTGCTGGTCACCGGTGCGACCGGCTTCGTCGGCGGGAACCTCGTGCCCGCGTTGCTGGAGCGGGGCCACGATGTCCGGGCGCTGGTCCGGGATCCGACGGGGTACGACGGACCCGACGACGTCGAGGTCGCCGTCGGCGACCTACTGGAACCGGACAGCTTCGACGACGCGCTCGACGGGATCGACGCCGCGTACTACCTCGTCCACTCGATGCGTGCCGGTGCGGACTTCGAGGAGCGCGACCGGACCGCGGCGCGGAACTTCGCCGAGGCCGCCAGCGAGGCGGGCGTCGACCGCGTCGTCTACCTCGGCGGGCTGGGCGAGGAGACCACGGAGCTGTCCTCGCACCTCGAATCGCGACGGGAGGTCGAACGGCTGTTGCGAGACGGCGACTACGACCTGACGACGCTGCGGGCGGCGATCATCATCGGCGACGGCTCGGCGAGCTTCGAGATGGTGCGCCAGATGGACCGCCGGCTACCGGTGATGACGACGCCACAGTGGGTCGAGACGCCCAGTCACCCCATCGCCATCGACGACGTGATCGCCTACCTCGTCGGGGTACTGGACGTGCCCGAGACCGCGGGCGAGACCTACGACATCGGCGGGCCCGAGGTGCTGTCATACGCGGAGATCCTCAAACGGACCGGCAAGGTGATGGGCACCGGCGAGCCCTACATCATCCCGATCCCCGTCCTCTCGCCGCGGCTGTCTTCGTACTGGATCGGCTTCGTCACCGACGTACCCACCAGCGTCGCACGGCCGCTGATCGAGGGGCTGAAAAATCCCGTCGTCGCCAACGACGAGCCGATCCGCGAACTGCTGCCCGTCGAGCTGACGCCGTTCGAGACCGCGGTCGAGCGGGCGCTTGGCAAGCGCGAGGCCCGCCTGGCCGTCGAGCGGCTCCCGGCGGAGGTCCGGTCCCGGTGA
- a CDS encoding DUF7530 family protein translates to MSQDRRPLRYGETWVYESIVGALPGISLPAWAAVAIQLLVFELGVLVLAAYYDLWAAAVAGTAAVVVAAIGSVEMLRIGTLVRRIDVPGDYRDLLFSSNVEVVLSVLAYIALVTHLFVFDPQQGGETLVGRLFGPDQPILVVYLMLLVLWDVCYRIGTGWWAAITSLWRSARYRFDPETAAVLRRADLEILGFGLLQLVLVPFVLEFRVLLAAVLAHVVAVTVVMSLSVFLLGRQTTA, encoded by the coding sequence GTGAGTCAGGACCGGCGACCGCTCCGGTACGGAGAGACGTGGGTCTACGAGAGCATCGTCGGGGCGCTACCGGGGATCAGCCTGCCGGCGTGGGCGGCCGTCGCCATCCAGTTGCTCGTCTTCGAACTCGGCGTGCTCGTCCTGGCGGCGTACTACGACCTCTGGGCGGCCGCGGTCGCCGGCACGGCCGCGGTCGTCGTCGCCGCGATCGGCAGCGTCGAGATGCTGCGGATCGGGACGCTGGTCCGCCGGATCGACGTGCCCGGCGACTATCGCGACCTCCTCTTTAGCTCGAACGTCGAGGTCGTCCTCTCGGTGCTCGCCTACATCGCGCTGGTGACCCACCTGTTCGTCTTCGATCCCCAGCAGGGCGGGGAGACGCTGGTCGGGCGGCTGTTCGGCCCCGACCAGCCGATACTGGTCGTCTACCTGATGTTGCTGGTGCTGTGGGACGTGTGTTATCGGATCGGCACCGGCTGGTGGGCCGCGATCACGTCGCTGTGGCGGTCGGCCCGCTACCGGTTCGACCCGGAGACCGCCGCCGTGTTGCGCCGGGCGGATCTGGAGATCCTCGGGTTCGGACTGCTCCAGCTCGTGTTGGTCCCGTTCGTCCTGGAGTTTCGGGTGCTGCTCGCGGCCGTCCTGGCACACGTCGTCGCGGTGACGGTCGTGATGTCGCTGTCGGTGTTCCTGCTCGGTCGACAGACGACGGCGTAG
- a CDS encoding DUF5786 family protein produces MSMGAYDEDEHERRERKNSDVDLSEDDDRTAYHGEVEYDSSDSTEELLDQFEQIKSS; encoded by the coding sequence ATGTCGATGGGCGCATATGACGAAGACGAACACGAACGCCGCGAGCGCAAGAACAGCGACGTCGATCTGAGCGAAGACGACGACCGGACAGCGTACCACGGCGAAGTCGAGTACGACTCCAGCGATTCGACCGAAGAACTGCTCGACCAGTTCGAGCAGATCAAATCCTCGTAG
- a CDS encoding DUF5784 family protein: MAGPIRFRRSSERWNAGRVHDALYQPLDAKFGATTADPWYRPPDGYEARRIAMDNGDLALFCWSDDDAYWLGNTETPKTLWRTNKCSFEEAPHGVARWGKRELLAQLEQEDPWLAEYDHLAWFFLPVFFSKDGRESTRAFFRDHAGGFPDADREAALSFYEELLSTGLLDDHRYTMASKLGTSDGVDLTRMQATMGEFNAAKLLADAGHDFEPEVELGSGHALDFQVDDILVEVTRPQPTNRRKIDSPIHAVKASGDAKTRDQIAIHGNAALFVDCSSFPDDDWRRILGERPDVGHEPAVVFRMRPDGTTEGYVKGTLHLDVAGELELPAR; this comes from the coding sequence GTGGCAGGCCCGATTCGATTCCGACGCTCGTCCGAACGCTGGAACGCGGGACGAGTACACGACGCCCTCTATCAGCCGCTCGACGCGAAGTTCGGCGCGACCACGGCCGATCCGTGGTACCGCCCGCCCGACGGCTACGAAGCGCGCCGCATTGCGATGGACAACGGCGACCTCGCGCTGTTTTGCTGGTCAGACGACGACGCCTACTGGCTGGGCAACACCGAGACGCCGAAGACGCTGTGGCGCACGAACAAGTGTAGCTTCGAGGAAGCGCCACACGGCGTCGCCCGCTGGGGGAAACGCGAACTACTCGCCCAGCTCGAACAGGAGGACCCGTGGTTGGCCGAATACGACCACCTGGCCTGGTTCTTCCTGCCGGTCTTCTTCTCGAAGGACGGCCGGGAATCGACGCGAGCGTTCTTCCGGGACCACGCCGGTGGGTTCCCCGACGCCGACCGCGAGGCGGCGCTGTCCTTCTACGAGGAACTGCTCTCGACGGGGCTGCTCGACGATCACCGCTACACGATGGCGAGCAAGCTCGGGACCAGCGACGGCGTCGACCTGACCAGAATGCAGGCGACGATGGGCGAGTTCAACGCCGCCAAGCTGCTCGCCGACGCGGGTCACGACTTCGAACCTGAGGTCGAACTGGGGTCGGGCCACGCGCTGGACTTCCAGGTCGACGACATCCTCGTCGAAGTGACCCGTCCCCAGCCGACGAACCGCCGCAAGATCGACTCGCCGATCCACGCGGTCAAGGCCAGCGGCGACGCCAAGACCCGCGACCAGATCGCGATCCACGGCAACGCCGCGCTGTTCGTCGACTGCTCGTCGTTCCCCGACGACGACTGGCGACGCATCCTCGGCGAGCGCCCAGACGTGGGCCACGAGCCCGCCGTCGTCTTCCGGATGCGCCCGGACGGCACGACCGAAGGCTACGTGAAGGGCACCTTACACCTGGACGTGGCCGGCGAACTCGAACTGCCGGCCCGGTAG
- a CDS encoding excinuclease ABC subunit C, with protein sequence MDATGVREAADVLPREPGVYHFVADRVLYVGKAVDLRDRVRSYADPRSARIAQMVERAESIEFSVTDTETQALLLEANLIKRHQPPYNVRLKDDKSYPLVQLTDHPVPRIEVTRDPEEGATVYGPFTDKGRVETVVKALRETYGLRGCSDHKYEGRDRPCLDYEMGLCTAPCTGEISAVDYAEDVESVERFFGGETGVLADPLRREMAAASEAQEFERAANCRDKLEAVEAFHGDADDAVQTTRDERAVDVLGAVREGERATVARLHAADGQLIDRERHGLDAPDGDGVGEVLSAFITQYYAEREFPEAVLCSERPGEDVVEWLAGEGVDVRVPGAGREATLVDLALKNARRGGPARDDTAALADALALDSADRIEGFDVSHAQGRAVVGSNVAFVDGDAAKRDYRRKKLTERNDDYANMRELVRWRAKRAIEDRDDRPDPDLLLIDGGDGQLGAARDALADTGWDVPAVALAKDEELVVTPTGTHDWDDDDPKLHLCQRVRDEAHRFAVQYHQTVRDEVTTALDEVPGVGPETRKRLLRRFGSVDNVRAASTEELLAVEGVGAGTAETIRSRLS encoded by the coding sequence ATGGACGCGACCGGGGTCCGCGAGGCCGCCGACGTTCTCCCCCGAGAGCCCGGCGTCTACCACTTCGTCGCCGACCGCGTGCTGTACGTCGGCAAGGCCGTCGACCTGCGCGACCGGGTCCGCTCCTACGCCGATCCGCGGTCCGCGCGGATCGCACAGATGGTCGAGCGCGCCGAGTCGATCGAGTTCAGCGTCACCGACACGGAGACGCAGGCGCTCTTGCTGGAGGCGAACCTGATCAAACGCCACCAGCCGCCGTACAACGTCCGGCTCAAAGACGACAAGTCGTATCCGCTCGTCCAGCTCACCGACCACCCGGTGCCCCGGATCGAGGTCACCCGCGATCCAGAGGAGGGCGCGACCGTCTACGGCCCGTTCACCGACAAAGGCCGGGTCGAGACCGTCGTCAAGGCCCTGCGCGAGACCTACGGGCTGCGGGGGTGTTCCGACCACAAGTACGAGGGGCGCGACCGACCGTGTCTGGACTACGAGATGGGGCTCTGTACCGCGCCCTGTACCGGCGAGATTTCTGCTGTCGACTACGCCGAAGACGTGGAGAGCGTCGAGCGGTTCTTCGGCGGCGAGACCGGCGTGCTGGCCGATCCGCTCCGCCGGGAGATGGCCGCCGCGTCGGAGGCCCAGGAGTTCGAGCGCGCGGCCAACTGCCGGGACAAGCTCGAAGCCGTCGAGGCGTTCCACGGCGACGCCGACGACGCGGTCCAGACGACCCGCGACGAACGGGCCGTCGACGTGCTGGGGGCCGTCCGTGAGGGCGAACGCGCGACCGTCGCCCGCCTGCACGCCGCCGACGGCCAGCTGATCGATCGCGAGCGCCACGGGCTCGACGCGCCCGACGGCGACGGCGTCGGCGAGGTACTCTCGGCGTTTATCACCCAGTACTATGCCGAGCGCGAGTTTCCGGAGGCGGTGCTGTGCTCGGAACGCCCCGGCGAGGACGTGGTCGAGTGGCTCGCGGGCGAGGGCGTCGACGTGCGCGTCCCCGGTGCGGGCCGAGAGGCGACACTCGTCGATCTCGCGCTGAAGAACGCCCGCCGTGGCGGGCCGGCACGCGACGACACCGCCGCGCTGGCCGACGCGCTCGCTCTCGACTCGGCCGATCGGATCGAGGGGTTCGACGTGAGCCACGCGCAGGGTCGGGCCGTCGTCGGGTCGAACGTCGCTTTCGTCGACGGCGACGCCGCCAAGCGCGACTACCGCCGCAAGAAGCTCACGGAGCGCAACGACGACTACGCCAACATGCGGGAGCTGGTTCGCTGGCGGGCGAAACGAGCGATCGAGGACCGGGACGACCGCCCCGACCCCGACCTCCTCCTGATCGACGGCGGCGACGGCCAGCTCGGCGCGGCCCGGGACGCGCTGGCCGATACCGGCTGGGACGTGCCGGCCGTGGCACTCGCCAAGGACGAGGAACTGGTCGTGACTCCCACTGGCACGCACGACTGGGACGACGACGACCCGAAGCTCCACCTCTGTCAGCGAGTTCGCGACGAGGCCCACCGCTTTGCCGTCCAGTACCACCAGACGGTCCGCGACGAGGTCACGACGGCGCTGGACGAGGTCCCCGGCGTCGGTCCCGAGACCCGCAAGCGACTGCTCAGGCGTTTCGGGAGCGTCGACAACGTTCGGGCGGCCTCGACGGAGGAGCTGCTGGCCGTCGAGGGCGTCGGCGCGGGGACTGCCGAGACCATTCGCTCGCGGCTGTCCTGA
- a CDS encoding APC family permease, producing MGQPGSGDEASGVNVDGESPTAPPERVTDETTVHDDAELERTIGLVGGLAIGIGTMIGAGIFVFPGLAAQNAGLAATLSFAIGGVVALLVALPASELATAMPRSGGGYYFISRGLGTAYGSVVGLGLWLGLVFASAFYLVGLGHYATAVLAEVGVALSVSPVVPIGLVFAVALTALSIGGTENTATLQNAVVGILLVVLTVFLSYGVLDAVGVFGRQSAPEQFFSQGVLPVFSTAALVFTSYLGFAQVATVAGEIKQPGRNLPIAMVGSVLVVTVFYVVTIFVATSAFGADQLGRFGETAMVEVARDFLGVPGAVAILFAGLLATFSSANASILSASRAVYALSRDALLPRKASEINLRYGTPHVALLSAGGPILVLVATGQVELLAEVASFLHLVMYALLCVALLVLRRRDPSWYTPSYTVPGYPVVPALGAVASVALIAFMQVASIAIGLAIMAVAYGWYRYYAGDVSLKGAV from the coding sequence ATGGGCCAGCCTGGTTCCGGAGACGAGGCGAGCGGTGTAAACGTCGACGGGGAGTCACCGACGGCACCACCGGAGCGAGTGACCGACGAGACGACGGTCCACGACGACGCCGAACTGGAGCGGACGATCGGTCTCGTCGGCGGACTCGCCATCGGGATCGGGACCATGATCGGCGCGGGGATCTTCGTCTTTCCCGGGCTCGCAGCCCAGAACGCCGGGCTGGCGGCCACGCTCTCTTTTGCCATCGGCGGCGTCGTCGCGTTGCTGGTGGCGCTGCCGGCCTCGGAGCTGGCCACGGCGATGCCCCGAAGCGGAGGGGGCTACTACTTCATCTCCCGGGGGCTCGGGACCGCCTACGGTTCGGTCGTCGGACTGGGGCTGTGGCTCGGGCTGGTGTTTGCCTCGGCGTTTTACCTCGTCGGTCTCGGCCACTACGCGACTGCCGTACTCGCGGAGGTCGGCGTCGCTCTGTCTGTCAGTCCGGTCGTCCCGATCGGGCTGGTGTTCGCCGTGGCACTGACCGCACTGAGCATCGGGGGAACGGAGAACACGGCCACGCTCCAGAACGCCGTGGTCGGGATCTTGCTCGTCGTGTTGACGGTGTTTCTCTCCTACGGCGTCCTCGACGCCGTCGGCGTCTTCGGCAGGCAGAGCGCGCCAGAGCAGTTCTTCTCGCAGGGCGTCTTGCCGGTGTTCTCGACGGCCGCCCTCGTGTTCACGTCGTACCTGGGCTTCGCACAGGTCGCGACCGTCGCGGGAGAGATCAAGCAACCGGGGCGGAACCTCCCGATCGCGATGGTCGGCTCGGTGCTGGTCGTCACCGTCTTCTACGTGGTGACGATCTTCGTCGCGACGAGCGCGTTCGGGGCCGACCAGTTGGGCCGATTCGGGGAGACGGCGATGGTCGAAGTCGCTCGCGACTTCCTCGGCGTTCCCGGTGCGGTCGCGATCCTCTTTGCCGGCCTGCTGGCGACGTTTTCGAGCGCGAACGCCTCGATCCTCAGCGCCTCGCGGGCTGTCTACGCACTGAGCCGGGACGCGCTGTTGCCCCGCAAGGCCAGCGAGATCAACCTCCGGTACGGAACGCCCCACGTGGCGCTGCTGTCTGCCGGCGGCCCAATCCTCGTCCTCGTCGCGACCGGACAGGTGGAGCTCCTGGCGGAAGTCGCCTCGTTCCTCCACCTCGTCATGTACGCGTTGCTGTGTGTTGCACTCCTCGTGTTGCGACGGCGAGACCCGTCCTGGTACACCCCCAGCTACACGGTCCCCGGCTACCCGGTCGTGCCGGCACTCGGTGCGGTCGCCAGCGTCGCGCTGATCGCGTTCATGCAGGTGGCGTCGATCGCGATCGGCCTCGCGATCATGGCGGTCGCGTACGGCTGGTACCGGTACTACGCCGGTGACGTATCCCTCAAAGGAGCTGTCTAA
- a CDS encoding universal stress protein, whose protein sequence is MNGPPVLVPIRVLDGEPIPDGVPELLANAHVVLLGYHVVPEQTAPGQARLQFEERATERLDEFESLFERTGATTERRLVFTHDGQQTIDRTIAEHDCLAVLVPNSTQPPEDVLVAVRGTVGVDRLVRVVAGLFAESEVGVTLYHVAADGETDEDSQTLLDGLTDRLAEQGVEPSRLETAVDRDASPLDAIVETAAEFDAVVMGESDPSLSTFVFGMPTDQVAERFLGPVLVVQRSPESEDR, encoded by the coding sequence ATGAACGGACCACCAGTACTCGTCCCGATCCGCGTCCTGGACGGCGAACCGATTCCCGACGGCGTGCCCGAGCTGCTCGCGAACGCCCACGTCGTGTTGCTTGGCTACCACGTCGTCCCCGAACAGACCGCACCGGGACAGGCCCGGCTGCAGTTCGAGGAGCGGGCGACCGAGCGCCTCGACGAGTTCGAGTCGCTGTTCGAGCGTACCGGCGCGACCACCGAGCGACGGCTCGTCTTCACCCACGACGGCCAGCAGACGATCGATCGAACGATAGCGGAACACGACTGTCTGGCCGTCCTCGTCCCGAACTCGACGCAGCCGCCCGAAGACGTGCTCGTCGCGGTCCGAGGGACGGTCGGCGTCGACCGCCTCGTCCGCGTCGTCGCCGGGCTGTTCGCGGAGAGCGAGGTCGGCGTGACGCTGTATCACGTCGCGGCCGACGGGGAGACCGACGAGGACAGCCAGACGCTGCTGGACGGACTCACCGACCGGCTGGCAGAGCAGGGCGTCGAGCCGTCGCGCCTCGAAACGGCGGTCGACCGCGACGCGTCGCCACTGGACGCGATCGTCGAGACGGCCGCCGAGTTCGACGCCGTCGTCATGGGCGAGTCCGACCCGTCACTCTCGACGTTCGTGTTCGGGATGCCGACCGACCAGGTCGCCGAGCGGTTCCTCGGCCCGGTCCTCGTCGTCCAGCGCAGCCCCGAGTCGGAGGATCGGTGA
- a CDS encoding Hsp20/alpha crystallin family protein, translated as MSRQPYQAVPQWRSVQSPQRVAQGTVPDVTDARQLSQAATGAAQQGWSATQTGVQQPAQASQQSAGMQSIQGQQPTRAAVTSTQISTQQPPVDVLETPDELLVLVDMAGFDEDDIQLDVDDDVLRIAASRTLSIDDDETLLTQERPTRFERYLQLPVEANIEAAKAKHEAGVCRITLPKSEQARDNHHRIGFQ; from the coding sequence ATGTCTCGGCAACCCTATCAGGCGGTTCCTCAGTGGCGGTCCGTCCAGTCACCACAGCGCGTCGCCCAGGGAACTGTGCCCGACGTGACCGACGCCCGGCAACTCTCACAGGCCGCGACCGGCGCGGCCCAGCAGGGCTGGAGCGCGACGCAGACAGGCGTCCAGCAGCCCGCACAGGCGAGCCAGCAATCCGCCGGTATGCAGTCCATTCAGGGACAGCAACCGACACGGGCGGCGGTAACGTCGACACAGATCTCGACACAGCAGCCGCCGGTCGACGTGCTAGAGACGCCAGACGAGCTGCTCGTGCTGGTCGACATGGCGGGGTTCGACGAGGACGACATCCAGCTCGACGTCGACGACGACGTGCTGCGGATCGCCGCCAGCCGCACCCTCTCGATCGACGACGACGAGACGCTGCTCACCCAGGAGCGCCCGACCCGCTTCGAGCGCTACCTCCAGTTGCCGGTCGAGGCGAACATCGAGGCGGCGAAGGCGAAACACGAAGCCGGCGTCTGTCGGATCACGCTGCCCAAATCCGAGCAGGCACGCGATAACCACCACCGCATCGGCTTCCAGTAG
- a CDS encoding ABC transporter ATP-binding protein — translation MAAIELDGVTKRFDGVTALQEVDLTVEEGEIFGFLGPNGAGKSTSINILLDFVRPTEGRAEVLGYDSYEDSTRIRERIGVLPEGYDVYDRLTGLQHLEFAIESKDADDDPHALLDRVGLSEEDAKRKAGGYSKGMSQRLVLAMALVGEPDLLILDEPSSGLDPNGARMMQEIVREENERGATVFFSSHILGQVEAVCDTVGILREGELVAKDTIEGLRAAYDTGLTLTVTVGGTASQIDDGVAAVRALDAVSDVRADSDAITVTCEGDQKMAVLNALEDAEVSVEDFETEEASLDDVFSSYTERQEAEA, via the coding sequence ATGGCTGCAATAGAACTGGACGGAGTAACGAAGCGGTTCGACGGCGTGACCGCGCTACAGGAGGTGGATCTCACCGTCGAAGAGGGTGAGATCTTCGGCTTCCTCGGCCCCAACGGCGCTGGGAAGTCGACGAGCATCAACATCCTGCTGGACTTCGTCCGGCCCACGGAGGGTCGCGCGGAGGTACTGGGCTACGACTCCTACGAGGACTCCACGCGGATCCGCGAGCGGATTGGTGTCCTCCCGGAGGGCTACGACGTGTACGATCGGCTTACCGGACTCCAGCACCTGGAGTTCGCGATCGAGTCGAAAGACGCCGACGACGACCCGCACGCCCTGCTGGATCGGGTCGGCCTCAGCGAGGAAGATGCAAAGCGCAAGGCGGGAGGCTACTCCAAGGGGATGTCCCAGCGTCTCGTGCTGGCGATGGCGCTGGTCGGCGAGCCCGACCTGCTGATCCTCGACGAGCCCTCCTCCGGGCTCGACCCCAACGGCGCGCGGATGATGCAGGAGATCGTTCGCGAAGAGAACGAACGCGGCGCGACCGTCTTCTTCTCCTCGCACATCCTCGGGCAGGTCGAGGCCGTCTGTGACACCGTCGGGATCCTCAGAGAGGGCGAACTGGTCGCCAAAGACACCATCGAGGGGCTGCGAGCGGCCTACGACACCGGCCTCACGCTGACGGTCACCGTCGGCGGGACCGCCAGCCAGATCGACGACGGTGTGGCTGCCGTCCGGGCACTGGACGCCGTCTCCGACGTGCGTGCCGACAGCGACGCGATCACGGTCACCTGCGAGGGCGACCAGAAGATGGCGGTCCTGAACGCGCTGGAAGACGCCGAGGTCAGCGTCGAGGACTTCGAGACCGAGGAGGCGTCGCTCGACGACGTGTTCAGCTCCTACACCGAGCGCCAGGAGGCCGAAGCATGA